The following are from one region of the Ornithorhynchus anatinus isolate Pmale09 chromosome 20, mOrnAna1.pri.v4, whole genome shotgun sequence genome:
- the AMER2 gene encoding APC membrane recruitment protein 2, with translation MGRGLGGAVAGRDPGCSWGLFPGKADPFREVRYGKIPEAGAEEEEERERAEEAAPTAEAPPRPRPPGGPDRPAAAGDPPSEPSLDRICLLLADVASLKSFDSLTGCGDITADPEDEAGPPGAPGAPGAPGAPGPDRARPAPSPKKPKAPAFQGGGEGLATPDGRQMPRTPGTRGAGKGDADRPPDGPRDGARDGAPDSAPDRAPERARDGPPDGPPDRAPDRVPDAAPDAAPDGAQDGAPDGSLDKASDRPPERPSDGPPERPPDGPPERAPDGAPARAPAVGAREGSAAARPRLHRIPIPVPHKEDPADREKEPQEGVPNSDEGYWDSTTPGPEEDGAHRLQKEGLPRDSCSGDALYDLYADPDAAPDPEAPGGGPRSKPASPGPVTGSLKTPGGALKDSKIPISVKHLPAGHHVGHHLPPRSEAPRTKIPVSKVLVRRVSHRGLVGTALRPATACHDSAKKL, from the exons atggggagggggctcgggggggcGGTGGCTGGAAGGGACCCCGGTTGCTCCTGG GGCCTCTTCCCCGGCAAGGCCGATCCATTTAGGGAGGTGAGATACGGGAAG ATCCCGGAGGCcggcgcggaggaggaggaggagagggagcgggcGGAGGAGGCCGCCCCGACGGCGGAggcccccccgcggccccggccccccgggggtccCGACCGTCCGGCCGCCGCCGGCGACCCCCCGTCCGAGCCGTCCCTGGaccgcatctgcctcctcctgGCCGACGTCGCCTCCCTGAAGAGCTTCGACTCCCTGACCGGCTGCGGGGACATCACCGCCGACCCGGAGGACgaggccgggccccccggggcccccggggcccccggagcccccggagcccccgggcccGACCGGGccaggccggccccctcccccaagaagccCAAGGCGCCGGCCTTCCAGGGAGGCGGAGAGGGCCTGGCCACCCCCGACGGCCGACAGAtgccccggacccccgggactcgcggggcgggaaagggggatgCGGACAGACCCCCGGACGGGCCGCGGGACGGGGCACGGGACGGGGCGCCGGACAGCGCGCCGGACAGAGCgccggaaagggcacgggacgGGCCGCCGGACGGGCCGCCGGACAGGGCCCCGGACAGAGTGCCGGACGCAGCCCCGGACGCTGCCCCGGATGGAGCCCAGGATGGAGCCCCGGACGGATCCCTGGATAAAGCGTCGGACAGACCCCCGGAGAGACCGTCGGACGGACCCCCGGAGAGACCGCCGGACGGACCCCCGGAGAGAGCGCCGGACGGAGCCCCGGCCAGAGCCCCGGCCGTCGGGGCCCGGGAGGGCTCGGCGGCCGCCCGCCCGCGGCTCCACCGgatccccatccccgtcccccacaAGGAGGACCCCGCGGACAGGGAGAAGGAGCCGCAGGAGGGGGTCCCCAACAGCGACGAGGGCTACTGGGACTCCACCACCCCGGGCCCCGAGGAGGACGGCGCCCACCGCCTGCAGAAGGAGGGCCTCCCCAGAGACAGCTGCAGCGGCGACGCCCTGTACGACCTCTACGCCGACCCCGACGCGGCCCCCGACCCGGAGGCCCCCGGCGGCGGGCCGCGCTCCAAGCCGGCGTCCCCCGGCCCGGTGACCGGTTCCCTCAAGACCCCCGGCGGCGCCCTCAAGGACTCCAAGATCCCCATCAGCGTCAAGCACCTCCCCGCCGGCCACCACGTGGGCCACCACCTGCCGCCCAGGAGCGAAGCCCCCAGAACCAAAATCCCCGTCTCCAAAGTGTTGGTCCGGCGGGTCAGCCACCGGGGCTTGGTGGGGACCGCGCTCAGACCGGCCACAGCTTGCCACGACAGTGCCAAGAAGCTGTGA
- the MTMR6 gene encoding myotubularin-related protein 6 isoform X2, with product MEHIRTTKVEQVRLLDRFSSSSKSLTGTLYLTATHLLFIDSLQKETWILHHHIAAVEKLALTTSGCPLVIQCKNFRVVHFVVPRERDCHDIYNSLLQLSRRAAYDELYAFSYNPKQNECERVQGWQLVALAAEYQRMGVPNSNWQLSDTNRDYKICETYPRELYVPRIASIPVIVGSSKFRSKGRFPVLSYFHSEKEAAICRCSQPLSGFSARCLEDEHMLQAISKANPVNRYVYVMDTRPKLNAIANRAAGKGYENEDNYSNIRFQFVGIENIHVMRSSLQKLLEVSGTRALSVNDFFSGLESSGWLRHIKAVLDAAIFLAKAINVENASVLVHCSDGWDRTAQVCSLGSLLLDSYYRTVRGFMVLIEKDWISFGHKFSDRCGQLGGDPKEISPVFTQFLECVWHLSEQFPQAFEFNEAFLLQIHEHVHSCQFGNFLGNHQKEREDLKLREKTYSLWPFLLEDLKKYLNPLYRPEPRRFVALEPSTVPFHLKFWRSMYHQFDRTMHPRQCVYNLIMKKKEQNQQLEKEIRELEAKIKQTKTRRSDEAPTKECLPPGQTPAQPGPRAPPCFRKEQRLGPATGGDKTIDRSDPPDNRYRDLAEEFSKADPAIVGLECGVARMAC from the exons GTGGAGCAGGTGCGGCTGCTGGACcggttcagcagcagcagcaaatccTTAACGGGGACGCTGTATCTCACGGCCACCCACCTGCTCTTCATAGACTCGCTCCAGAAGGAAACCTGG ATCTTGCACCACCACATTGCGGCCGTGGAGAAGCTTGCCCTGACCACATCCGGGTGCCCACTGGTGATCCAGTGCAAGAACTTCAGGGTCGTGCACTTCGTGGTCCCCCGGGAGAGAGACTGCCACGACATCTACAACTCCTTGCTGCAGCTCTCACGACGAG CTGCCTACGATGAGCTGTACGCGTTTTCTTACAACCCTAAGCAAAATGAGTGCGAGCGCGTGCAGGGCTGGCAGCTGGTTGCCCTGGCTGCCGAATACCAGCGGATGGGGGTGCCCAACTCCAACTGGCAGCTGTCCGACACCAACCGGGACTACAAG ATCTGCGAGACCTACCCCAGAGAGCTCTACGTTCCCAGGATCGCGAGCATTCCTGTCATCGTCGGCAGCTCTAAGTTCCGGAGCAAAGGCAGGTTCCCGGTGCTGTCTTATTTCCACTCGGAAAAAGAG GCGGCCATTTGCAGGTGCAGCCAGCCCTTGTCAGGGTTCAGTGCCCGGTGCCTGGAGGACGAGCACATGCTTCAAGCCATCAGCAAAGCCAATCCGGTCAACCGCTATGTGTACGTCATGGACACCAGGCCCAAG CTGAATGCTATAGCCAATAGAGCTGCTGGGAAAGGCTACGAGAATGAAGACAATTACTCCAACATCAGATTCCAATTTGTTGGAATTGAAAACATTCACGTAATGAGGTCCAGTCTGCAGAAACTTTTGGAAG TCAGCGGTACGAGGGCCCTGTCCGTCAACGATTTCTTCTCGGGTCTGGAAAGCTCTGGGTGGCTCCGCCATATTAAAGCCGTCTTGGATGCTGCGATATTCTTAGCTAAA GCGATAAACGTGGAAAACGCAAGCGTGCTGGTCCACTGCTCCGACGGCTGGGACCGGACCGCGCAAGTTTGTTCCCTCGGATCCCTCCTGCTCGATTCCTACTACCGGACGGTCCGAGGATTCATG gttttgaTAGAGAAGGATTGGATCTCCTTTGGACATAAATTTTCTGACAG GTGTGGCCAGCTGGGCGGCGATCCCAAGGAAATCTCGCCGGTCTTCACCCAGTTTCTGGAGTGCGTGTGGCACCTGAGCGAGCAGTTCCCACAGGCGTTCGAGTTCAACGAGGCGTTTCTCCTCCAGATCCACGAACACGTCCATTCGTGCCAGTTTGGGAACTTCCTTGGGAATCaccagaaagaaagagaagatctCAA GTTGAGagagaagacatattccctgtggcCTTTCCTGTTGGAAGACCTGAAGAAGTACCTGAATCCCCTGTACCGTCCGGAGCCTCGGAGGTTCGTGGCCCTGGAGCCCAGCACGGTGCCTTTCCACTTGAA GTTCTGGCGAAGTATGTACCATCAGTTCGATCGGACGATGCACCCCCGGCAGTGCGTGTACAATCTCATTATGAAGAAGAAGGAGCAGAACCAGCAGTTGGAAAAGGAGATTCGAGAGCTGGAAGCT AAAATCAAGCAGACGAAAACGAGACGTTCGGACGAGGCCCCCACCAAGGAGTGTCTCCCCCCGGGCCAAACCCCGGCCCAGCCGGGCCCGAGAGCCCCCCCGTGCTTCCGGAAGGAGCAGCGCCTGGGGCCCGCGACCGGCGGCGACAAGACCATCGACCGCAGCGACCCGCCCGACAACCGCTACCGGGACTTGGCCGAGGAGTTCTCCAAGGCGGATCCCGCCATCGTCGGCTTGGAGTGTGGCGTGGCCAGGATGGCCTGCTAG
- the MTMR6 gene encoding myotubularin-related protein 6 isoform X4 encodes MEHIRTTKVEQVRLLDRFSSSSKSLTGTLYLTATHLLFIDSLQKETWILHHHIAAVEKLALTTSGCPLVIQCKNFRVVHFVVPRERDCHDIYNSLLQLSRRAAYDELYAFSYNPKQNECERVQGWQLVALAAEYQRMGVPNSNWQLSDTNRDYKICETYPRELYVPRIASIPVIVGSSKFRSKGRFPVLSYFHSEKEAAICRCSQPLSGFSARCLEDEHMLQAISKANPVNRYVYVMDTRPKLNAIANRAAGKGYENEDNYSNIRFQFVGIENIHVMRSSLQKLLEVSGTRALSVNDFFSGLESSGWLRHIKAVLDAAIFLAKAINVENASVLVHCSDGWDRTAQVCSLGSLLLDSYYRTVRGFMIHEHVHSCQFGNFLGNHQKEREDLKLREKTYSLWPFLLEDLKKYLNPLYRPEPRRFVALEPSTVPFHLKFWRSMYHQFDRTMHPRQCVYNLIMKKKEQNQQLEKEIRELEAKIKQTKTRRSDEAPTKECLPPGQTPAQPGPRAPPCFRKEQRLGPATGGDKTIDRSDPPDNRYRDLAEEFSKADPAIVGLECGVARMAC; translated from the exons GTGGAGCAGGTGCGGCTGCTGGACcggttcagcagcagcagcaaatccTTAACGGGGACGCTGTATCTCACGGCCACCCACCTGCTCTTCATAGACTCGCTCCAGAAGGAAACCTGG ATCTTGCACCACCACATTGCGGCCGTGGAGAAGCTTGCCCTGACCACATCCGGGTGCCCACTGGTGATCCAGTGCAAGAACTTCAGGGTCGTGCACTTCGTGGTCCCCCGGGAGAGAGACTGCCACGACATCTACAACTCCTTGCTGCAGCTCTCACGACGAG CTGCCTACGATGAGCTGTACGCGTTTTCTTACAACCCTAAGCAAAATGAGTGCGAGCGCGTGCAGGGCTGGCAGCTGGTTGCCCTGGCTGCCGAATACCAGCGGATGGGGGTGCCCAACTCCAACTGGCAGCTGTCCGACACCAACCGGGACTACAAG ATCTGCGAGACCTACCCCAGAGAGCTCTACGTTCCCAGGATCGCGAGCATTCCTGTCATCGTCGGCAGCTCTAAGTTCCGGAGCAAAGGCAGGTTCCCGGTGCTGTCTTATTTCCACTCGGAAAAAGAG GCGGCCATTTGCAGGTGCAGCCAGCCCTTGTCAGGGTTCAGTGCCCGGTGCCTGGAGGACGAGCACATGCTTCAAGCCATCAGCAAAGCCAATCCGGTCAACCGCTATGTGTACGTCATGGACACCAGGCCCAAG CTGAATGCTATAGCCAATAGAGCTGCTGGGAAAGGCTACGAGAATGAAGACAATTACTCCAACATCAGATTCCAATTTGTTGGAATTGAAAACATTCACGTAATGAGGTCCAGTCTGCAGAAACTTTTGGAAG TCAGCGGTACGAGGGCCCTGTCCGTCAACGATTTCTTCTCGGGTCTGGAAAGCTCTGGGTGGCTCCGCCATATTAAAGCCGTCTTGGATGCTGCGATATTCTTAGCTAAA GCGATAAACGTGGAAAACGCAAGCGTGCTGGTCCACTGCTCCGACGGCTGGGACCGGACCGCGCAAGTTTGTTCCCTCGGATCCCTCCTGCTCGATTCCTACTACCGGACGGTCCGAGGATTCATG ATCCACGAACACGTCCATTCGTGCCAGTTTGGGAACTTCCTTGGGAATCaccagaaagaaagagaagatctCAA GTTGAGagagaagacatattccctgtggcCTTTCCTGTTGGAAGACCTGAAGAAGTACCTGAATCCCCTGTACCGTCCGGAGCCTCGGAGGTTCGTGGCCCTGGAGCCCAGCACGGTGCCTTTCCACTTGAA GTTCTGGCGAAGTATGTACCATCAGTTCGATCGGACGATGCACCCCCGGCAGTGCGTGTACAATCTCATTATGAAGAAGAAGGAGCAGAACCAGCAGTTGGAAAAGGAGATTCGAGAGCTGGAAGCT AAAATCAAGCAGACGAAAACGAGACGTTCGGACGAGGCCCCCACCAAGGAGTGTCTCCCCCCGGGCCAAACCCCGGCCCAGCCGGGCCCGAGAGCCCCCCCGTGCTTCCGGAAGGAGCAGCGCCTGGGGCCCGCGACCGGCGGCGACAAGACCATCGACCGCAGCGACCCGCCCGACAACCGCTACCGGGACTTGGCCGAGGAGTTCTCCAAGGCGGATCCCGCCATCGTCGGCTTGGAGTGTGGCGTGGCCAGGATGGCCTGCTAG
- the MTMR6 gene encoding myotubularin-related protein 6 isoform X3 — MEHIRTTKVEQVRLLDRFSSSSKSLTGTLYLTATHLLFIDSLQKETWILHHHIAAVEKLALTTSGCPLVIQCKNFRVVHFVVPRERDCHDIYNSLLQLSRRAAYDELYAFSYNPKQNECERVQGWQLVALAAEYQRMGVPNSNWQLSDTNRDYKICETYPRELYVPRIASIPVIVGSSKFRSKGRFPVLSYFHSEKEAAICRCSQPLSGFSARCLEDEHMLQAISKANPVNRYVYVMDTRPKRPEQSWKAAQKNIGRILVRISSKIWTDEKMRESDERARASCSEPSNVPRQFYGKLNAIANRAAGKGYENEDNYSNIRFQFVGIENIHVMRSSLQKLLEVSGTRALSVNDFFSGLESSGWLRHIKAVLDAAIFLAKAINVENASVLVHCSDGWDRTAQVCSLGSLLLDSYYRTVRGFMIHEHVHSCQFGNFLGNHQKEREDLKLREKTYSLWPFLLEDLKKYLNPLYRPEPRRFVALEPSTVPFHLKFWRSMYHQFDRTMHPRQCVYNLIMKKKEQNQQLEKEIRELEAKIKQTKTRRSDEAPTKECLPPGQTPAQPGPRAPPCFRKEQRLGPATGGDKTIDRSDPPDNRYRDLAEEFSKADPAIVGLECGVARMAC; from the exons GTGGAGCAGGTGCGGCTGCTGGACcggttcagcagcagcagcaaatccTTAACGGGGACGCTGTATCTCACGGCCACCCACCTGCTCTTCATAGACTCGCTCCAGAAGGAAACCTGG ATCTTGCACCACCACATTGCGGCCGTGGAGAAGCTTGCCCTGACCACATCCGGGTGCCCACTGGTGATCCAGTGCAAGAACTTCAGGGTCGTGCACTTCGTGGTCCCCCGGGAGAGAGACTGCCACGACATCTACAACTCCTTGCTGCAGCTCTCACGACGAG CTGCCTACGATGAGCTGTACGCGTTTTCTTACAACCCTAAGCAAAATGAGTGCGAGCGCGTGCAGGGCTGGCAGCTGGTTGCCCTGGCTGCCGAATACCAGCGGATGGGGGTGCCCAACTCCAACTGGCAGCTGTCCGACACCAACCGGGACTACAAG ATCTGCGAGACCTACCCCAGAGAGCTCTACGTTCCCAGGATCGCGAGCATTCCTGTCATCGTCGGCAGCTCTAAGTTCCGGAGCAAAGGCAGGTTCCCGGTGCTGTCTTATTTCCACTCGGAAAAAGAG GCGGCCATTTGCAGGTGCAGCCAGCCCTTGTCAGGGTTCAGTGCCCGGTGCCTGGAGGACGAGCACATGCTTCAAGCCATCAGCAAAGCCAATCCGGTCAACCGCTATGTGTACGTCATGGACACCAGGCCCAAG CGTCCCGAGCAGAGCTGGAAGGCAGCCCAAAAGAACATTGGCAGAATTCTAGTGAgaatctcctcaaaaatctggacagatgagaaaatgagagagagcgATGAGAGAGCACGAGCGAGCTGTTCTGAGCCCAGTAACGTTCCCAGGCAGTTTTATGGCAAG CTGAATGCTATAGCCAATAGAGCTGCTGGGAAAGGCTACGAGAATGAAGACAATTACTCCAACATCAGATTCCAATTTGTTGGAATTGAAAACATTCACGTAATGAGGTCCAGTCTGCAGAAACTTTTGGAAG TCAGCGGTACGAGGGCCCTGTCCGTCAACGATTTCTTCTCGGGTCTGGAAAGCTCTGGGTGGCTCCGCCATATTAAAGCCGTCTTGGATGCTGCGATATTCTTAGCTAAA GCGATAAACGTGGAAAACGCAAGCGTGCTGGTCCACTGCTCCGACGGCTGGGACCGGACCGCGCAAGTTTGTTCCCTCGGATCCCTCCTGCTCGATTCCTACTACCGGACGGTCCGAGGATTCATG ATCCACGAACACGTCCATTCGTGCCAGTTTGGGAACTTCCTTGGGAATCaccagaaagaaagagaagatctCAA GTTGAGagagaagacatattccctgtggcCTTTCCTGTTGGAAGACCTGAAGAAGTACCTGAATCCCCTGTACCGTCCGGAGCCTCGGAGGTTCGTGGCCCTGGAGCCCAGCACGGTGCCTTTCCACTTGAA GTTCTGGCGAAGTATGTACCATCAGTTCGATCGGACGATGCACCCCCGGCAGTGCGTGTACAATCTCATTATGAAGAAGAAGGAGCAGAACCAGCAGTTGGAAAAGGAGATTCGAGAGCTGGAAGCT AAAATCAAGCAGACGAAAACGAGACGTTCGGACGAGGCCCCCACCAAGGAGTGTCTCCCCCCGGGCCAAACCCCGGCCCAGCCGGGCCCGAGAGCCCCCCCGTGCTTCCGGAAGGAGCAGCGCCTGGGGCCCGCGACCGGCGGCGACAAGACCATCGACCGCAGCGACCCGCCCGACAACCGCTACCGGGACTTGGCCGAGGAGTTCTCCAAGGCGGATCCCGCCATCGTCGGCTTGGAGTGTGGCGTGGCCAGGATGGCCTGCTAG
- the MTMR6 gene encoding myotubularin-related protein 6 isoform X1 translates to MEHIRTTKVEQVRLLDRFSSSSKSLTGTLYLTATHLLFIDSLQKETWILHHHIAAVEKLALTTSGCPLVIQCKNFRVVHFVVPRERDCHDIYNSLLQLSRRAAYDELYAFSYNPKQNECERVQGWQLVALAAEYQRMGVPNSNWQLSDTNRDYKICETYPRELYVPRIASIPVIVGSSKFRSKGRFPVLSYFHSEKEAAICRCSQPLSGFSARCLEDEHMLQAISKANPVNRYVYVMDTRPKRPEQSWKAAQKNIGRILVRISSKIWTDEKMRESDERARASCSEPSNVPRQFYGKLNAIANRAAGKGYENEDNYSNIRFQFVGIENIHVMRSSLQKLLEVSGTRALSVNDFFSGLESSGWLRHIKAVLDAAIFLAKAINVENASVLVHCSDGWDRTAQVCSLGSLLLDSYYRTVRGFMVLIEKDWISFGHKFSDRCGQLGGDPKEISPVFTQFLECVWHLSEQFPQAFEFNEAFLLQIHEHVHSCQFGNFLGNHQKEREDLKLREKTYSLWPFLLEDLKKYLNPLYRPEPRRFVALEPSTVPFHLKFWRSMYHQFDRTMHPRQCVYNLIMKKKEQNQQLEKEIRELEAKIKQTKTRRSDEAPTKECLPPGQTPAQPGPRAPPCFRKEQRLGPATGGDKTIDRSDPPDNRYRDLAEEFSKADPAIVGLECGVARMAC, encoded by the exons GTGGAGCAGGTGCGGCTGCTGGACcggttcagcagcagcagcaaatccTTAACGGGGACGCTGTATCTCACGGCCACCCACCTGCTCTTCATAGACTCGCTCCAGAAGGAAACCTGG ATCTTGCACCACCACATTGCGGCCGTGGAGAAGCTTGCCCTGACCACATCCGGGTGCCCACTGGTGATCCAGTGCAAGAACTTCAGGGTCGTGCACTTCGTGGTCCCCCGGGAGAGAGACTGCCACGACATCTACAACTCCTTGCTGCAGCTCTCACGACGAG CTGCCTACGATGAGCTGTACGCGTTTTCTTACAACCCTAAGCAAAATGAGTGCGAGCGCGTGCAGGGCTGGCAGCTGGTTGCCCTGGCTGCCGAATACCAGCGGATGGGGGTGCCCAACTCCAACTGGCAGCTGTCCGACACCAACCGGGACTACAAG ATCTGCGAGACCTACCCCAGAGAGCTCTACGTTCCCAGGATCGCGAGCATTCCTGTCATCGTCGGCAGCTCTAAGTTCCGGAGCAAAGGCAGGTTCCCGGTGCTGTCTTATTTCCACTCGGAAAAAGAG GCGGCCATTTGCAGGTGCAGCCAGCCCTTGTCAGGGTTCAGTGCCCGGTGCCTGGAGGACGAGCACATGCTTCAAGCCATCAGCAAAGCCAATCCGGTCAACCGCTATGTGTACGTCATGGACACCAGGCCCAAG CGTCCCGAGCAGAGCTGGAAGGCAGCCCAAAAGAACATTGGCAGAATTCTAGTGAgaatctcctcaaaaatctggacagatgagaaaatgagagagagcgATGAGAGAGCACGAGCGAGCTGTTCTGAGCCCAGTAACGTTCCCAGGCAGTTTTATGGCAAG CTGAATGCTATAGCCAATAGAGCTGCTGGGAAAGGCTACGAGAATGAAGACAATTACTCCAACATCAGATTCCAATTTGTTGGAATTGAAAACATTCACGTAATGAGGTCCAGTCTGCAGAAACTTTTGGAAG TCAGCGGTACGAGGGCCCTGTCCGTCAACGATTTCTTCTCGGGTCTGGAAAGCTCTGGGTGGCTCCGCCATATTAAAGCCGTCTTGGATGCTGCGATATTCTTAGCTAAA GCGATAAACGTGGAAAACGCAAGCGTGCTGGTCCACTGCTCCGACGGCTGGGACCGGACCGCGCAAGTTTGTTCCCTCGGATCCCTCCTGCTCGATTCCTACTACCGGACGGTCCGAGGATTCATG gttttgaTAGAGAAGGATTGGATCTCCTTTGGACATAAATTTTCTGACAG GTGTGGCCAGCTGGGCGGCGATCCCAAGGAAATCTCGCCGGTCTTCACCCAGTTTCTGGAGTGCGTGTGGCACCTGAGCGAGCAGTTCCCACAGGCGTTCGAGTTCAACGAGGCGTTTCTCCTCCAGATCCACGAACACGTCCATTCGTGCCAGTTTGGGAACTTCCTTGGGAATCaccagaaagaaagagaagatctCAA GTTGAGagagaagacatattccctgtggcCTTTCCTGTTGGAAGACCTGAAGAAGTACCTGAATCCCCTGTACCGTCCGGAGCCTCGGAGGTTCGTGGCCCTGGAGCCCAGCACGGTGCCTTTCCACTTGAA GTTCTGGCGAAGTATGTACCATCAGTTCGATCGGACGATGCACCCCCGGCAGTGCGTGTACAATCTCATTATGAAGAAGAAGGAGCAGAACCAGCAGTTGGAAAAGGAGATTCGAGAGCTGGAAGCT AAAATCAAGCAGACGAAAACGAGACGTTCGGACGAGGCCCCCACCAAGGAGTGTCTCCCCCCGGGCCAAACCCCGGCCCAGCCGGGCCCGAGAGCCCCCCCGTGCTTCCGGAAGGAGCAGCGCCTGGGGCCCGCGACCGGCGGCGACAAGACCATCGACCGCAGCGACCCGCCCGACAACCGCTACCGGGACTTGGCCGAGGAGTTCTCCAAGGCGGATCCCGCCATCGTCGGCTTGGAGTGTGGCGTGGCCAGGATGGCCTGCTAG